The Nicotiana tomentosiformis chromosome 9, ASM39032v3, whole genome shotgun sequence genome contains the following window.
tttgttatcaacttgcagtttgacttttgcaagattgattgctcaaattattagagcatagtttcagaatataaattatgatgatttatcttgataatgctgATTTAAATTCAAGTtgatttagcagaaattgtatgcctccaattatagctaaaccattagttatgaaaataaaactgccaaaataaaatttggtatgtgatgtattatttaatatacagcagcacttgtacgcatctagccaaattatgataagttctccctatcacaatcggttcagggtcaggaaccaaataatttacatctaaaaatatgaatgtactatatgatttaattgttccaccacaatgcacaaagatggatccccaataAGGCtggggatatgtgttggtgatcccaacaatagggggagaaaatgggcagctgaaaaattaatgcatataattaattattatgagtacatctagatcctcgtacgagaaaatgtgaacttgaagttcaagtgataattcatttgcaaaatattgccaggcgtatttgctgacccaaagctaaatgtcatattccacctactaatgctccaaataaaataaagttcataatgaatagaatCTAtagcatgcatgaagcataatagactaatcggttccaaagataaaactccttgaagaaggagagaagAAAATGTTcgagatggtcataataaggaggcaagtgctctagaagagcaccacgacataacactccataagacctcatgggagaggctcaggtacctgaaaataataagataaagagatctcaataagttatgtctttattgggtaataataGAACTGATATAAAATGAttgtcgacgatattgttaatataatgtagcgctcaatattattaatattaacgaggatcttgagctcaaatctttcataaaatttggacagataaatgattggccaaatgaaaaatacgcaataaaaattaatttcacctaaaaatatgaagttggacggatagtctcaatacctgaaagtataaagccagtggaggtataaatgtgttcttgtgcgaaaaaaaaaagtcaagtcgatagacataaagataacttgtgtcacaagaagatttgtaaatatcctggcattgattatatagagacatgttctcatgtggtggatgtagtcattttaggttttaatctggcaatacatgaaaaacttgatatgcgtataatggaaatcatcgaaggatttaaattgttctgaagcatattaaggttttcaagaaatttattaaataaagcttcaaaaatccttatacaaatTAAAACAATCAAGGCGcgtgtggtataatcgcctgagtgagtacctgttgaaaaaagggtacaagaatgattcaatttgtccttgtatctttataaaaagatctggatctgaatttgttataatcgctgtgtatgttgatgatttaaatatcattggaacatCTGGGGAACTTTCTAAAGCAGTAGActgtttaaagaaagaatttgaaatgaaagatattggaaagataaaattttgtcttggtctacaaattgagtatatgaaagatggattttttgtccatcaatcagcatacactaaaaagattttaaagcgattctatatggataaagcacattcATTGAGTACCCTGATGATTGTGAGATCcctcgatataaataaagatccattccgagctcatgaaaataatgaagagcttcttggtcctgaagtaccatatcttagtgcaattggtgcactgatgtatcttgctaacactacaaggcctgacataacttttcaGTTAATGtcctagcaagatatagctctgctcctacaaggagacattggaatggaatcaaacacatattgcggtatctaaaagggactaccgatatgggcttattttatggcaatgattgcaatcccgatcttgttggttatgtcgATGTTGAGTATTTATCTGACctacacaaggctcgatctcaaacaggctatgtgtttatatgtggaggcactgtcatatcttggcgatcgactaagcaattaatcgtggctacttcatctaaatcatgctgagataattgctattcatgaagcaagtcgagaatgtgtatggttgaggtctataatacatcttattagaGACAAATGTGATTTGAAgcgtgacaaactacccacaattttgtatgaagacaatgaaGTATGCAAccccaattaaagggaggattcataaaaggagataggacaaagcacattgtaccaaagttatttttcacacatgatcttcaaaagaattgtGATATCAACGTGCAACATATTCGTTCAAgagataatatggctgatttgttcaccaaatctctaccgacgtcaaccttcaagaaactagtgtacaagattgggatgcgaaggcttaAGGATATGAATTGATGCTCTAATCcaggggagttaatacgcgttgtactctttttttcttacaatattttgtcccactgggttttccttgaaagtttttaacgaggcaaccaaaaggcgtatttataaacatgtgtactctttttccttcactagattttttttttttagggtttttcctaataaggttttaacgagataCATTATCTATGAACATCCaatggggagtgttataagaaaaattaaattatagtgaatgtctactcttcctccatgatcttcatctcaaatgcttaataacatattcaatgacatatttttcttcacttttcatgcctatataaaggccttgtaatagatagaaaaatacacacaattgaagaagaaaatctcttccttctcgctatctctatttcttgttcatgttttactaaattgcttttatttcataacaaatcTAATATTTTACCGATTAAATGATACCTCCTTTGTATTTTTTGTAATCGTATTTGATTAGGCACGaaatctaaaaaataaaaataaaaaaattttaaaacttatagcTTAAGACATGTCATAGACATATCATATATGTGACTACAAAATCATGTTATTAAGGATAAAATATAAAGTCTAACATTAAATTACTTCTAAATATAGAAAGGTAcgtatttttttttttcagacAGATGAAAAAAAAGTATGTAATATGAATTGGACAAAGGAAGTATAATTtaatatttcattatatttatcaCCAAATGTGAATATAGGACTAACACAAGACGTCATAAAGTTGTCAAAAAGTACACCGCGTTAACATTTACTTtcgttctttttccttttttcagaaaaataccaaaaaaatcaTTATATTTAGAGAAAGGTCGTTACTTTTGGCTTTATACTGTTCGAATCATGCGGATTATGGATCTAATATTATTAAACGTTGAAAAATTAAGAAATTTCATAGCAGTTGCAGCTTCCTTTGATGTGTGACAACAATTCAACAAAAAAAATCATATAATTTCTACCTAGGGTTATCAGTCAACACTGAACAGGCAAACCCACAAATGATGTGTTGGTTTCATTATTTATATTGGAATCTGACTAATTCAACTTTATTACATAAGATCCATTAGAAAGAAACAATCCCTACCAAAATTTCTTATATCATATAAAAACTTTCAAGAATTCTTTCGTCTTATTCCTAAAGGTTTGACTTTCGATACATAAGGTTGCGATGTCAAAATTATATGCCacaagtatttttatttttattttttttgaagggGAATCTGGACCATCGGTAAAAATATATCTGTATGGCCTATAGGTCACGACTCGCGAGTTCGAGCCTTGCAAGTAGCCACTATGTTTGTATTATGGTAGGTTGTTACATCACACCCTTTGGGGTGCAATCTTCCTCGGACCCTGCGCGAAAGCGGAATACTTTATGCCCTGAGCTACCCTTTTAAGTATTGACGAAATCATTTAAGATAGTACTCTAACAAAAATTTCTATATTTTCATAGCTGAAACTTGAAACttctaattaaaagaaatctCATCCGTCCGATCATATTCTTATATGATTACTAATATAAATTCCTGCGATCAAGAAATaaacaattaaaaaatatttttttgccaACTAAGATTTTTCTTATTGGGGAAAGAGACAACAGTCAACAGCTACACCTCTATGTTCACACTTCCATCTGCTTCTCACCTTAAAATATTTGCTGAAACTCATATATAAATGTTCATTTATTCATTTGATATCTCCTCTAGTAATACTTCTGTTTCTTGTCATTAAATACCCTCCCAAAGTTTCTTCAAAATTTGACCCTTTTTCTAATAGGACTTTGGTCCGTCATCTTATTCAGTGTTGAAAATTACAAACCTTCCCATATCTTCTTTTGACACCTCTTTAGACAATACTCGGCCTAGTGCAGTGCATAGCATACATTAAATTGCCAATTATACGAGTTCTCAAACAACATGGATTTAGAATCAATTTCTCCCATGAAAAGTCCTCCAATTAATTTGCATTCTTCTTCTCATTCTAGTTTTCCAATTATTGCCATAGCTATTATAGGCATTTTTGCTACTATTTTCTTGCTAGTCACTTACTATGTTTTTGCCATCAAATGTTGCTTGAATTGGCAAAGGATTGATCTTTTGAGGCCATTTTCATTTTTAAGAAGTCGAAATATTGAAGACCCTTTAACGGTTTACTCACAAGCAGTGGAAAATCAGGGATTGAACGAATCAGTGATTCGATCAATTCCCGTTTTCCAATACAAGAAAAGGGAAGAGAAAAAAGATGATTTACTACTGGAAAATACAACAACTTCTTGTGAATGTGTTGTTTGTTTGAATGAGTTTCAAGAAGATGAGATGCTAAGAATCATTCCAAATTGTGCCCATGTTTTTCACATTGATTGTATTGACATATGGCTTCAAAATAATGCAAATTGTCCACTTTGTAGAACTAGCATCTCATTATCAAAAAATACAACAAATTCCCCATTGGATCAAATCATCACTCCTCAAGATCAAGACTATGTTGTGATAGAAATAGGGAATTTCTCATTTAGTCCTTCTCCAAGAAAAATtgaaccaaacataccaaaaaagaAAGTCAAAaatttgagtcatgtttcaagtATGGGAGATGAATGCATTGACATAAATAGGAAGAAAGATGAAGAATTCACAATTCAACCAATTAGGAGATCTTTCTCAATGGATTCAGCGTCGGATCGACAACTTTACGTAGCAGTTCAAGAGATTATGCAACAGCAAAGGCAAGTTCCTAATGTTAGTCCTAGTGaaggtagtagtagtagtagtagtagaatTAAAAGATTTTTTTCATTTGGGAATGGAAGAGGATCAAGAAATGCAGTTTTACCAGTTCACTTAGAGTcataggggggggggggggggcctTTTATTTTCAGATTTTGGTAGTTTTTGTTTGTATAGGTGTAAAGTTTCTTGGATTTGTTTTTTGGAAGATAGTTGtggaaaatagaaaaatataGGGAGGGGTAATCTCTTTTTCTCTTTCATGTATATTTTTCCTATAAATTGGTCCTTATTTATGTACTTTCCTCAGCAGTTGTAGCTAAATATATGACCAGTTTTATTAATTCTTGAAAAGTTGAAAGCTAAAGTGGCGTATGGATTTGATTGGGATCGATTCTACATAGTTGGATGGTTCTCACTTCCATAGATTCAATTGGAATTGATTCTCACGATCGAGCCCTTATCAAAAGGGTGCGAGCCGACACTTGTGAAAGTCTTCGACTTACACGGCGTCTCTTTCCATTTGGTCCAACTATAAAAGAAAAGAATGTGCGCAACTACTTTATTCTCTTTTACCGCTCTTTGTTTACTTCTGATCTGAGCTTGTAAAACTTTTGGACTCTTTAAAATGATCAGTACCATGCCACAACAAAGACAATCTCTTGTATAATTTGATGATTGTTAGAATCCATATTTATTTCTAATTAGATTAAtctctcttgacttcaaaggaTACTAATAAAATGAAGCACTAAACTAATAGAAGAATCTCTTGTACAAAGTGCATATGCCACTTTAGCCTTTTCAACCTTTCAAGAAAAGGAGCATTCAAGCTCAATTTCAATCTCTTTTTTTTAACCATTTGTATCCGATAATCACTGGTCCGACTAATTCAGATTTATACCGCATAAGGCCTATTAAGGGATAAGCACTCCCGGCCTGAAATTTCTccttgaatatacttgattttttctttatttattgttttggTTTTTAGTATATATTCTTGGAATTAGCTAGTATAAGTTTTGTTTGCTGTCCAAATGAATGGCATGGATTTCTAAGGTTGTGCTCTAAAACCATTTGCATTTGATGCTAATTTTGGTATCAAATGGTCTTCATGTTGTTCTCTTTTGATTGTGCTGCATTTTTCTTCATCATTTCTCTCTGATTTGGGATCTTCTTTTCCCCATAAGAGCAAGTAAAGACCAACAATGACTATTACTGCTCCTATTATGCTGAAAAAATGTCAAGAAAAAAGTGTATATttagaacaagaaaaaaaaaatatatatatatatatattaagccTGTATTAATTGTTACAAAAAGTAGTGAATGTAGTAGTAATGTCCCTGAACAATTTTAAAAAAAGGTTCAATTATACCCCTAAACAATTATAAGGTCCAAATATACCTTACGTGCCGTGACCAATTTTTTCAGGGTAGAAAATCGTTAGTGGGTGGGGTatatttgagatgaaagataaCGATGGGGGCACCTATAGGCTGAAAGGTAAATGGCGGTTATATATAAGACAAACCGCAAACGATTGTCATCAGCTCGATCGTGCTGTAAGGTGTTGGGTTAAGTCCCATAACGAGCGCAGCGCAACCCGTTAAGGTATATTTGGAGCTTTTCCCTAAGCTCTATAATCCACCTCTATTCTCCTCACACTgacaaaaagaaaagagaaaacaaGAAAGAGTTGTTTACCTGCCCATATATAGCTTTTCCCCAAAGACAAAGTATGCTAGAATTGCCACTAATATAGTTGATAGTGGATTGAACATAGTTACAAAAACAGGTCCCTTTTGCTCAGTGCACCAAAGTTGAATAAACACCACTAAACCAGAGATCACTATACCctgttttaaattaaaaacaaCACATTAATGTTTGTCACAGCCAAATTTAATTTGACTTAGATAGATAATTGGACTCTTCTTACTCCATATATTGTTGACCAAAAATCAATGTTGAAACCAATGGTCCAAGCAGCTCTTTTATGTTGTACAATAACAGTGTAAAAAGCTGATTGTGCTGCTCCAACAAAACTCATCCATGTAGTAAGTGACAATTGTGCTGGATATCTTTTTAGTGTGTAAGCCTGTAAGATTTTCAAGGTAAACTAGTTAGAAAAAAGAACTACACTCTAAAGCTGTAACAaagtttgtcacgatccaaaactggAGGGTCGTGACAGATATTCGTTGTGACATGCATCCGACAGACAGAGGCGGATGCAGCGCAACAGCACCAGTTCATCTGAACTCAGTACTTTTAATGGTAAACATATTTTATGTGTATAAATCCATTAAATTTGCAAACAAATAGTATACTTGAACTCATACTTATAAAAATACAATGGATTCATGCTAAGAACCTTAAATATTTAACCATAAAGCTTAAATCTTAGATTCACCTTAGATAATAGCCTAACGCTCGCTAAGTGAACCTTTAACCTGAGCATAAatcaagaaaaatagaaaaaacacaTAATGAAGATCCAAGCGTTTCCGTACTGCTAAACACATGCAAAATGGGGTGTCGTGAAGCCCATATACAGTAGCGGAGCCAGGAGTTCATATAAGGGGTTTCAAAATATACTAATATGCCATAGTCGAGATTTGAACTATGAATTAAAACAACCTTTGAACCCCTTTACCTTTTACACTAAATTTTTTTCAAGGAGATTCAACAGTATATGTAATCGAAAAGTTTGCACAGTATAACTTTTCCCTCTGGCTAACTCCGCCCCTGCTCATGTATCATCATACAACAGTTTACAGTGCAAAACTAGTCTATAAATAGGTAGGACAAAAGTTTTAATTTTACCCTATTTGcacagtataatttttcgacgaacGAGAATTAATAGACAAGAATTTCATAGAAGGACCTGCATGATGTACCATATGGACCATGTAATGCAGCTAGCAACAGTCAGAATGGAGCCTTTCAACCAATTTTCATGCACAAAACTGCCACCTCTTTGAATATAGATGAGAGGTTGCCATAGGTTTTTCAGACAAGCTCCTTTGTACAATGTCATTGTCATTACACCAGCCAATGAAACCAGTGTTCCTAAGATTTTTGCTATTCCCCTAGGATCTCCAACATTTACAACTTCCAACCTAGTACaattaaaagaaaattaattaGAGTTTAAATTTTATGTACTGTCAGGATAAAGGATATTTATATTACCAGGTCATTGAATAGGTAATTACACGTAA
Protein-coding sequences here:
- the LOC104113618 gene encoding WAT1-related protein At5g07050-like: MAIMGIFKKFKPHFLMVLAQICYTFLYFITEASFNHGMNPHVYITYRHIVGGLVMLPFAYFLERQTRPKLTLALLLEIFVLSLMGVSLTLNMYFVSLNFTSPTFVSSMVNTIAALTFVLAVILRLEVVNVGDPRGIAKILGTLVSLAGVMTMTLYKGACLKNLWQPLIYIQRGGSFVHENWLKGSILTVASCITWSIWYIMQAYTLKRYPAQLSLTTWMSFVGAAQSAFYTVIVQHKRAAWTIGFNIDFWSTIYGGIVISGLVVFIQLWCTEQKGPVFVTMFNPLSTILVAILAYFVFGEKLYMGSIIGAVIVIVGLYLLLWGKEDPKSERNDEEKCSTIKREQHEDHLIPKLASNANGFRAQP
- the LOC104113620 gene encoding RING-H2 finger protein ATL16-like; its protein translation is MDLESISPMKSPPINLHSSSHSSFPIIAIAIIGIFATIFLLVTYYVFAIKCCLNWQRIDLLRPFSFLRSRNIEDPLTVYSQAVENQGLNESVIRSIPVFQYKKREEKKDDLLLENTTTSCECVVCLNEFQEDEMLRIIPNCAHVFHIDCIDIWLQNNANCPLCRTSISLSKNTTNSPLDQIITPQDQDYVVIEIGNFSFSPSPRKIEPNIPKKKVKNLSHVSSMGDECIDINRKKDEEFTIQPIRRSFSMDSASDRQLYVAVQEIMQQQRQVPNVSPSEGSSSSSSRIKRFFSFGNGRGSRNAVLPVHLES